The DNA region TCAACAACTTACTGTTTCTTCGTTTTTCTGTTTGTTCCACCTCATTCATTAATCTTTGGACATTCTTGAATTTTTGATTTACATAATCTGGTATCAGTACTGTATGATATACGTTATCTTTCTTATAAGAGAAGTTATACCTTATATTTGTCTGCTCATTTTTAACAATAGTTCTTGCATTATACGCTGCCTTACAACAACTATCTCCTCCTTTACTTCTACTTAAAAATTCAATCATTGCAAACTGTATAGCCATCTCAACACCAATTCTCACCTGAGTTTTAAGTTAGCATGGTTTTTTTGATTTTGCTAGCACAAACTTCTTTTTTTTAACACTCAATCGGCTAATGAGTGCTCATTTTTTAGCAGTAAACTTTCAAGTTTACATATTGCGTATAAGCTTATTCTTTAATGAAGCTTCTAACCTGAATTCACGTTTTTTTGACTATAATTATTTGATGTTGGTTTGGCAGGTGCGGTTTTTTTCTTTACTGGAATTTTATTTTGATATATTCTTGCCTGATTTTTTTATCTTTCTGAATTACTAACATGGCAAATCTTATGCAGCAAAAAATTACTCTCCAACAAAAAAAGGCTAAGCTAATCATGGATGAGGTTAACCTTAAAATTAAAGAACGTAAAATGCGTACTCGACGTCTTATCGAAATGGGTGGATTAGTTGCTAAGGCTAAGCTTGATCACTTATCAGCAAATACTTTATTTGGTGCAATTGTTTCACTAAAAGAAACTTTAACACAACATCCAAATGTTCAGAATCATTGGACTACAATCGGTAAAGATATTTTTGATAAAGAACAGCAAAATAAAGCTGCCGTGATTTTAAAATTTTCCTCTGAACCAGACGAAAACACTAAGCTCCACATTCGCCTTCATGGCTTAAAATGGAATAGCTTTCACCAAGAATGGTGCGGCCATGTTAAGGATATTGAAGCCTTAAAGAATGGCCTTCTTAATGTTCAATATAATCTAAAATTGGTATCCTGAATTGAAAATATTTAAGCAACAAAAAAGTTATTGCTAATTAGCTAGTATAATTTATAAACTTATAATATAAACTTACTTAACAATAGGGTGATTTATGTATAGTACTAATTTTTATCAAGCTGAATCTAGTAGCGAAAGTTCGATAAATATAGCGCAGCTAGCTACAACTTTTACATTAAAAAAAGAAGGCAATAATACTTTAATCTTGATTGGATGGAGTAATATTGAATATGCCAATATTATTCAACAAGTAAAATTGAATTGTAATAGAGAAAAAGAATCAGTTAGTTATCGTTATGTAGATAGTGATAGTAGTTATATAGCAATAGAATATCATGAGTACGCTGTACAAACATGCAATACATTATACGCAGTAGAAAACTTTAATTATGACCAACTTATGTCTGTAGTATTAAAGTATGATCATGAACCTCTTAATTATCAAAGACAAAAGTCATTAGATAATAAGGATTTAACCATTGCATGTAATGATTTGAGTGAAAATCTACTAGAGCAATTAGATATATTCACTGATGACAATAGACTTGCCTATTATAGTGATAATATTCGTGTTCATAATTATGATCAATTTAAAGATTTTATAGGTGGTATATTATTAAGTGATGTTCCAGAAGAAAGATAATACATGCAAATACTACATGTATCTAATCTAGCATTAATAAGCATAAAGAGACACTCAAAGTTAAAGAAGGACGGGCATTACTATGCAGTAGTGCTGCCAATTGGTTGCATATCAGCAATAGCTTCATTAAGCTCTACAAGACTTTCATACAAATTATCTTCTTCATCTTC from Orientia tsutsugamushi str. Boryong includes:
- a CDS encoding conjugal transfer protein TraD — protein: MANLMQQKITLQQKKAKLIMDEVNLKIKERKMRTRRLIEMGGLVAKAKLDHLSANTLFGAIVSLKETLTQHPNVQNHWTTIGKDIFDKEQQNKAAVILKFSSEPDENTKLHIRLHGLKWNSFHQEWCGHVKDIEALKNGLLNVQYNLKLVS